TATCAAATTTATGATGCACAGGTACGCCCGATGCTGCGTAAAGAATATGACCTTGAAGAAGCGACTATTTATAAAGCAGATACTCTTGGGGAGTTGGCTAGTTTACTGCCGGTCAATCAAACACAATTTCTTAAAACGATCGAAGAGTATAACAGTGCCGTACAAGATGGCGAGTATAGACCCGCAGAGAAAGATGGCAAAGGAACGAAAGGAATTACCCCTCCTAAATCCAACTGGGCACTTCGAATTGAACAAGGTCCATTCTATGCTTTCCCTGTAACGTGCGGAATCACCTTCTCGTTCGGTGGTTTGCATGTAGATACAACGGGTCATGTGTTAGACAAAGAAGAACAACCGATAAAAGGTCTCTTTGCGGCTGGTGAAATGATTGGGGGGATTTTTTATGAAAACTATCCTGGTGGATCCGGGTTAATGTCTGGAGCAGTCTTTGGAAAATTAGCTGGTTCATCCGCAGCCCGCTATACTCAAGAAAAGGTTGAAACGATCAATAATCACTGAGTCTTTTCCATGAATGGTTTATTAGATAAGAATGTGTCCAAAAAATAATAGAGTTACGTGTAGTAGAAGAATGAAAAATAGCCAAGGCTTAAAAATGTCCTTGGCTGTTTGGTATTTTAAAATATAAAAATTCTGTATGCTTTGACTAAAACTCATATCATATAGGTATATAAAAGGTCAAACTTAGTAACAGTTTATCTATTGGAATTTTTTCAGGTGGAGTGATTGTATAGCTTTAAGCGTCCTGATGGCCAGACAATAAGATTCTTCATTACTAGCTTTTCGAGTTTAGCACCAGCTTGAATGGATCAGATGGGCATTAACGTGCATGAAGCCAGTTCTAACTTATCAATTTACCAGTTATATTGCTGTTGATCACTCCGATGCTAAAATTCAGCATGAAAAAGGGTAGTGGATTTGTTTACTGGTATTTTTCTCTAAACAAAATGATAGATAGTAATTAGCTTTTTTTAAATACTATAGTAACCATAAAAATTTGATTTCAGTATCTGTACCCTAATTTGTATAGGGGTTTTAGCTTATCTGGGGAAATTCACTTCTATTCTCAATCCTAGTTTATTATTAAGTTTGAAGACATGGTTTAGGTGAAATACATTAGAGTCTGGGCTCTTTTGATGTCTCACTTATACAAAACAAGGATCATTGAAGTAAACAATTTCGGAAAGAATTTTAGTGCCTTTCATATTTTTGAATAGTTCTTTCGCTTCTTTTTCTGTGTCAAATTCAAATATTTTAATATTTTCTTTTAAAAAGACAGTGATGACCCACATTTGACAAGCCTCCAAGTGATAGAAAATTTTTTTGCTGTAATTTGCAGATCAATTCAAATCAAGCTAATTGATAGGAAAGCTCATAATATTTTTTCGTGTACACGTATCCCTCCAAAATGATTCTTGCTGTGCGTACCACTTTAATAGCGCGTATGTGTCCTGCCAAGAAATCAACTTTTGTTTCCATTATCCCGGCCGGGTGGGCTAATCGAAAAATTTCGTGTTTAATATTTACCATCTCAGATAAAACCGTTTCCTGTAAGTAAGCCCCTGCTGTTGCACAGATGGCTCCTGTAATAGCAAGCGCTTGATGGGGCTTTTGCATGGACATCATTCGGATCATCAAATCCATCTCTGACGCTTTTCTTTCCGATCCGTTTAGATCGACGTAATCCATAGGAGGAGCAATTAGGGTCATTTTAGGTACAGCAGGAGATTTGACAGTAGCTGTTTTCTTATCGGAAAATTGACACATTTCAGCTGCAATTGACCGAATTTCTTCCAGTTCATTTAATTTTTCCTGTGAATAATCAGTGGGCAATTCGCTTCCGCTTAGACCAATATCCTGTGCCCTTACAAAAACGAGTGGATTGGCAACATCAATAATTGAAACTTGAATTAGTCGATCCTTGGTTTTAATCATGTCAATCGGATTTCCTGTAGGGAAAAGTTTTCCTGTAACTGCTCCTTCTGCACGAGTAAAAGAAAGATAGACAGGTGATCCTTTACCAGGCACCCCAGGAATTGAGCAACATCCTTCTGATTTTACATGTCCATTTTCAACCTCTACTTCTGCAATAATCAATTTTTGTGTATTCACGTTAAAGATTTTCACCGTTGTAACAGGTTCTTTTGCAGGGACTAATCCTTGCTCAATTGCGTAAGGTCCTACAGCAGATGAAATATTTCCACAATTTCCTTTAAAATCAACCATTTGATTATCGATACTAATCTGAGCAAATGTATATTCCACATCGAATTCTGGTGAATCTGATTTTTTGATAATCGCTGCTTTACTTGTCAATGAATTCGCTCCTCCAAGACCATCAATCTGTCTCCGATCCGGACTGCCCATCACGTCAAGTAAGAAACCTTCCCAGTGTAAGGGATTCGAAGGCATATGTTCATAGTTAAGGAACACACCTTTACTTGTCCCGCCGCGCATTACAACTACAGGTACTTTCATTGTATAACCACCTT
The DNA window shown above is from Peribacillus sp. FSL P2-0133 and carries:
- a CDS encoding PrpF domain-containing protein, which gives rise to MKVPVVVMRGGTSKGVFLNYEHMPSNPLHWEGFLLDVMGSPDRRQIDGLGGANSLTSKAAIIKKSDSPEFDVEYTFAQISIDNQMVDFKGNCGNISSAVGPYAIEQGLVPAKEPVTTVKIFNVNTQKLIIAEVEVENGHVKSEGCCSIPGVPGKGSPVYLSFTRAEGAVTGKLFPTGNPIDMIKTKDRLIQVSIIDVANPLVFVRAQDIGLSGSELPTDYSQEKLNELEEIRSIAAEMCQFSDKKTATVKSPAVPKMTLIAPPMDYVDLNGSERKASEMDLMIRMMSMQKPHQALAITGAICATAGAYLQETVLSEMVNIKHEIFRLAHPAGIMETKVDFLAGHIRAIKVVRTARIILEGYVYTKKYYELSYQLA